The Candidatus Rokuibacteriota bacterium genome segment CGCGGGTGTCCCTGGACGCCAGAGCCCGGGGAACGTCCTTCAGGTAAAGGACCGTGGTCTTCACCGGCTTTCCCTTGGCCTGCGCCGCAGCCTCGGTGAGCCCGACACTCGCGACCTGGGGGTCGGTGAAGATGACGTGCGGGAGCGCGGAGAGTTCATAGATTCGTCCAGCCCCGGTCAGGGCGTTCTCCGCTGCCAGGCCGCCGGCATAGGCCGCAACGTAGACGTACATCGGATCGCCGATGCAGTCGCCCGCCGCGTAGATGTCAGGATTCGCGGTCTCGAGGTGCTCGTTGACGACGATCTCGGCCCGTGACCCGGTTTGAACGCCTGCCTCGGCCAGGCCGAGGTCCGCGGTGTTAGGCCGCCGCCCCGTGGCGAGCAAGAGCTGCTCAGCGACGCAGGTCTCGGGTTTCCCGTCGATCACCGCGTGCACCCTGTACTCCGCGCCTGCCCGTTCAACCCGCGCAATCTTGACGTTGGTGCAGATCCGAATCTTCTCGCCTGCCAGGTACTCGGTCAGCGCTTTTCCGATCTCCGGTTCCTCGCCGCCAGCCACATGAGGCCCCGCCTCGATGATCATCACCCGTACGCCGAAGCGGGCGAAGAGCTGGCCGATCTCGAGCCCGATGGCCCCGGCCCCGATCACGAGGAGCGACGCCGGAAGCTCGGGGAGGCTCAATGCCTCGGTGGAATCCAAGAAGCCCGCCTCAGCCAACCCCGGGATCGGCGGTGCCCAGGGGAGCGAGCCCGTGGCCAGGAGGATCTTGCCTGGAGTGTACGACCTGCCGTTCACCGTGACGGTCCGCCGGCCGGTCAGCTTCGCCCGCCCCTGGATGAGCGTGATATTGGGGTAAATCTTCATCACGTCCACGTACTTCCCCTGACGGAGGGCGACCACCAGCTCGTCTTTCTGTTGGACCACGCGCTGCCAGTCCGAGGGCGGCGGGCACGCGGTCAGCCCTTCGAACTTCGGGTACGCGGAGCGATAGCAGAGCTCGGCGGCCTTGATCAGGGTCTTCGACGGCACGCAGCCGATGTTCACGCACGTGCCGCCGATGGTGCCAGCCTCTATAATCGCGACCTTCGCCCCCAACTCTGCTCCTTTGATAGCCGCGGCGAACGCTGCAGACCCGCCGCCGATCACCATGAGGTCGTACTGCTCACCACCCGAGGGGAACCTCTGGCCCTCCCCAACTGCCCGCCGTTCTCGCACGCGAGCCCGGTAGCCGGCAGCCTCGATAGCTCGGGCCAGCGTGTCATCGGTGACCCCAGGGTCGGCGACCACCGTCGCCCTTCCGGCCTGCCAGGTCGACACTGTCGCCTCCTCGACCCCTGAAACACCCCTCACCGCGCTCTCCACATGCCGGGCGCACCCGTCGCACGTCATCCCGTCCACTTGTAACGTTACCTGCACTCGGTCAGCCATTTGTTCGTCTCCTCCGTTTCATGACCGGACATGAGTCCCCGTCAACTTCGGCCGGGAGAACCTGGAACACCTGGACCGTTCGCAGACAGTCCTTTCAATGTTCGAGGCACGACCGTTCGGAGCTGATACGTAAGTGAACCGGTCAGCCACGACTGATCCAGGAGGAACGGGCTTCTATAATTTTGACTGTCGACGGAGTATGAGACGAATCTACCGAGATTTTCGATCGCTCAAGATTTGGCGGATCGCGCGAGACTTTCTGTGGCGGCTTGCGTTCCGTGAAACTTATAAGGAGATCAGAAGGAAAACAATCGCGCCCAGGACGCTCCCCTGCCAGCGCCGCGCGGCCCTAGCAGCAGGCAGCCCCCGAACCGGAAGAATCGGTCAGTTTGATCGGGGCCTCCTCCAGAAATCGGGCCGGAAGCGCCTGAAACCGGTCGCGACAGCGCTCGGAGCAAAAGTAGTACGTTTCCCCAACGAACTGATACGTGGAGGCCCCGTCCTTCGGAACCGCCATCCCGCAGACAGGGTCCTTGACAGTCTTGGCCTTCGCGAACAGCGTGAAGAACATCCCCATCACCCCCTCGTTGTGCCAATTCTACCGCAAACTCGATACGAACGTAAGGAACTTGTCAAGTCCGCCACGTTGCCCCCTAGTCGTCAGATCACCAGGAGCATGACCAAGACAGTGCTGAATCGCTTCATCATCCCTCACCTCCTCCACCCCCTATTCGTTTGCACGGCGGAAAAGGTTGGGGCTACCAAGCGGAGGGGCTTACCGGCTCTCAATGGCTCTCAGGATTACCGCGGCTCGGCGCTCGTGCTCCGCGGCCTGCTCGCGCTGGCCCTGGGCCGAGTAGATCGACGCCAGGGCGCGGGAGGCCTCGGCGGCAGGCAGGCTCTGCCGCTCTGGGCCCTCCAGGTGGTCGAGGAACCCCTCGAGGTGGAGGCGCGCCCGGGAGAGCCGGCCGAGCTTCCAGTCGGCAAGACCCAGGTAGTAGCGCGCCCGGGAGCGAGCCGCGGCTTCGCCTAGGAGGGTGAGCATCGCCTCCA includes the following:
- a CDS encoding YHS domain-containing protein, translated to MGMFFTLFAKAKTVKDPVCGMAVPKDGASTYQFVGETYYFCSERCRDRFQALPARFLEEAPIKLTDSSGSGAACC
- the merA gene encoding mercury(II) reductase, which encodes MADRVQVTLQVDGMTCDGCARHVESAVRGVSGVEEATVSTWQAGRATVVADPGVTDDTLARAIEAAGYRARVRERRAVGEGQRFPSGGEQYDLMVIGGGSAAFAAAIKGAELGAKVAIIEAGTIGGTCVNIGCVPSKTLIKAAELCYRSAYPKFEGLTACPPPSDWQRVVQQKDELVVALRQGKYVDVMKIYPNITLIQGRAKLTGRRTVTVNGRSYTPGKILLATGSLPWAPPIPGLAEAGFLDSTEALSLPELPASLLVIGAGAIGLEIGQLFARFGVRVMIIEAGPHVAGGEEPEIGKALTEYLAGEKIRICTNVKIARVERAGAEYRVHAVIDGKPETCVAEQLLLATGRRPNTADLGLAEAGVQTGSRAEIVVNEHLETANPDIYAAGDCIGDPMYVYVAAYAGGLAAENALTGAGRIYELSALPHVIFTDPQVASVGLTEAAAQAKGKPVKTTVLYLKDVPRALASRDTRGLFKLVAEEDTGKLLGAHVVADEAGEVIQAATLAVKFGLRVQDLVETFHPYLTMVEGLKLAALTFQKDVSRLSCCAA